In Solobacterium moorei, a single genomic region encodes these proteins:
- the dxs gene encoding 1-deoxy-D-xylulose-5-phosphate synthase: MELNEIRDPAFLKTLNNSQLKDLAEQIRKFLIYSLSKTGGHLASNLGIVELTIALHYVFDSPKDKIIFDVGHQSYVHKILTGRADRFSTLRQYKGISGFQKRSESIHDVWEAGHSSTSLSAALGMAVARDLNKENYSIIPVIGDGAISNGLSLEALNEIGVEKRNIIIIFNDNNMSISKNVGAMNAGFSKLRTLKGYNTFKSSLKRSLSGNPIGDALYKGLKVVKDSMREAVIDGGIFEEFGLDYMGPVDGHNIHDLIQVLETAKHHSGPTLIHVMTKKGKGYSPCEEDSEGHWHGVGPFNIETGKPLHEVPCGFSAWGPFMSHCVAEFAQNDKDIVSLTPAMINGSGMGVLFAKYPERSFDTGIAEEHTATFAAGLAISGMKPYMCIYSSFLQRAYDEINHDICRMDLPVVIGVDHAGLVGGDGETHQGIFDIGILSGLPNMIISHPKDAQEAKDLLYTAFNQNHPFAVRFPKGEVKTSAVCKANLIPIGQWELLHDSPENKVAIITYGDMVNKLLDKVMSNNLPVTIVNARYIKPLDQEMIMSLVKRKLKLFVYEQDYKTNGLGSLILQYLNESEICLPIKIYGLPDKFIPQGTSAQLRKEYHIDMNTFLADVQQYL, encoded by the coding sequence ATGGAATTAAATGAAATTCGTGACCCCGCATTTCTAAAAACTTTAAATAACAGTCAACTAAAAGACCTAGCTGAACAAATTCGTAAATTTTTAATCTACTCTTTATCTAAGACAGGTGGACATCTAGCTAGTAATTTAGGAATTGTTGAATTAACAATTGCATTACATTATGTATTTGATTCACCAAAAGACAAGATTATTTTTGATGTAGGCCATCAATCATATGTACATAAAATTTTAACCGGTCGTGCTGATCGTTTTTCGACGTTGCGTCAATATAAGGGCATATCTGGTTTCCAAAAACGTAGTGAAAGTATACACGATGTCTGGGAAGCTGGGCACAGTTCTACGTCACTTTCTGCCGCATTAGGTATGGCTGTTGCTAGAGATTTAAACAAAGAGAATTATAGTATCATTCCAGTCATTGGTGATGGTGCTATTAGTAATGGCTTATCTTTGGAAGCACTAAACGAAATTGGTGTTGAAAAACGCAATATTATTATTATTTTTAATGATAACAATATGTCTATCTCAAAAAATGTCGGTGCCATGAATGCAGGTTTTTCAAAGCTACGCACATTAAAAGGTTACAATACATTTAAGTCATCTTTAAAGCGTTCATTATCAGGCAATCCAATTGGTGATGCGCTATATAAAGGTTTAAAGGTAGTCAAGGATTCTATGCGTGAAGCTGTTATTGATGGTGGTATTTTTGAAGAATTTGGCCTTGATTATATGGGACCAGTCGATGGACATAATATTCATGATTTAATTCAAGTTTTAGAAACTGCAAAGCATCATAGTGGTCCGACTTTAATTCATGTTATGACAAAAAAGGGGAAAGGTTATTCTCCGTGTGAAGAGGATAGTGAGGGGCATTGGCATGGTGTAGGTCCTTTCAATATCGAAACTGGCAAACCATTACATGAAGTGCCTTGTGGTTTTAGTGCGTGGGGGCCATTTATGAGTCATTGTGTTGCGGAGTTTGCACAGAATGATAAAGACATTGTTTCATTAACTCCCGCAATGATCAATGGTAGCGGTATGGGTGTTTTGTTTGCTAAGTATCCAGAGCGTAGTTTTGATACTGGCATTGCGGAAGAACACACAGCGACTTTCGCTGCAGGTCTAGCAATTTCTGGTATGAAGCCATATATGTGTATCTATAGTTCATTCTTACAGCGTGCATACGATGAAATTAACCATGATATTTGTCGTATGGATTTGCCGGTTGTTATTGGTGTAGATCATGCTGGACTTGTTGGAGGAGATGGTGAAACACATCAAGGAATATTTGATATTGGTATTCTATCCGGACTACCTAATATGATTATTTCCCATCCGAAAGATGCACAAGAAGCTAAGGACTTGTTATATACAGCTTTTAATCAAAATCATCCTTTTGCAGTTCGATTCCCTAAGGGTGAAGTAAAAACATCTGCTGTATGTAAAGCAAATTTAATTCCGATTGGACAGTGGGAACTATTACATGATTCACCTGAAAATAAAGTGGCTATTATCACTTATGGTGATATGGTAAATAAGTTATTAGATAAGGTAATGTCTAATAATCTTCCAGTAACAATTGTAAATGCACGTTATATCAAGCCGCTCGATCAAGAGATGATTATGTCTCTTGTAAAGCGTAAATTAAAGCTATTTGTCTATGAACAGGATTATAAGACAAATGGCTTAGGCTCATTGATATTACAATATCTAAATGAGTCAGAGATTTGTCTTCCAATCAAGATTTACGGATTGCCTGACAAGTTTATACCACAAGGAACAAGCGCACAGCTACGAAAGGAATATCACATTGATATGAATACCTTCTTAGCTGATGTACAACAATATTTGTAG
- a CDS encoding polyprenyl synthetase family protein yields MQIELLLENYIKSLPDSTTKSAMLYSLTAGGKRIRPQLLYTVLKGYSVNPEIGDPFACALEMIHTYSLIHDDLPAMDNDDLRRGLPTCHKQFNEATAILAGDGLLTYAFEIAAGSNEASGTVLKCISILSKMAGPSGMVYGQQLDLEAEYKEIDWDMLQRIHEHKTGCLLTTPLLIACTLAKHEEDIPTWKKIGFSLGLAFQIQDDILDIELTAKEFGKSNSDQKNHKGTSVSILGIERAKEVMNDLYQTAIEEIQTLTGFESAELLEYVCQIQQRRK; encoded by the coding sequence ATGCAAATTGAGTTGCTTCTGGAAAACTACATAAAATCTCTTCCAGATAGTACAACGAAATCTGCGATGCTTTATTCATTAACCGCTGGAGGCAAACGAATTCGTCCACAGCTTCTCTACACTGTTTTAAAGGGGTACAGTGTTAATCCGGAAATCGGCGATCCATTTGCTTGTGCATTAGAAATGATTCATACATATTCTCTGATACATGATGATTTACCGGCGATGGATAATGATGATTTACGTAGAGGTTTGCCGACATGTCATAAGCAATTTAATGAAGCAACTGCAATTTTAGCTGGTGATGGACTATTAACATACGCATTTGAAATTGCGGCCGGTTCAAACGAAGCTAGTGGTACAGTGCTAAAATGTATTTCTATACTGTCTAAGATGGCTGGACCTAGCGGAATGGTATATGGGCAGCAGCTAGATTTAGAAGCAGAATATAAAGAAATTGATTGGGATATGCTTCAAAGAATTCATGAACATAAGACGGGTTGCTTACTAACAACACCTCTCTTAATAGCATGTACACTTGCTAAACATGAAGAAGATATTCCTACATGGAAGAAGATAGGATTTTCACTTGGTCTAGCTTTCCAAATTCAAGATGATATTTTAGATATCGAATTAACTGCGAAAGAATTTGGTAAATCAAATTCTGATCAAAAGAATCATAAGGGGACTAGTGTTTCGATTTTAGGAATTGAACGCGCTAAAGAAGTGATGAACGACTTATATCAAACTGCGATTGAAGAAATTCAGACATTAACTGGATTTGAATCTGCAGAATTATTGGAATACGTTTGTCAAATCCAACAACGTCGTAAGTAG
- the xseB gene encoding exodeoxyribonuclease VII small subunit, translating into MPTKDKSFEESMNRLEEIINDLEENEKPLDETITLFEEGLQLVKACDTKLKKFESQINDVIRKNGENDNAN; encoded by the coding sequence ATGCCAACAAAGGATAAGTCATTTGAAGAATCAATGAACCGATTAGAAGAAATTATCAATGATCTTGAAGAAAATGAAAAGCCTTTAGATGAAACCATTACACTATTTGAAGAAGGTCTTCAATTAGTGAAAGCTTGTGATACAAAGTTAAAGAAGTTTGAATCACAAATCAATGATGTAATTCGTAAAAATGGAGAGAATGACAATGCAAATTGA
- the xseA gene encoding exodeoxyribonuclease VII large subunit, which yields MSRRIVPVSTLVNYLKKVMDENPVLHGVMIEGEISNIRMPYSGHWYFSLKDDHATLKCVMFSSANQKLGFKPENGDKVVLKGDVSVYVVDGSMQMIATNMERSGIGQLYQQFELLKKKLSDEGLFDVRYKKPLPAYPMDIALVTGNNTAAREDALITLKKRWPIAKLTEYPAPVQGMDAAPKIITALQAADDGNHQVIMLVRGGGSIEDLWCFNDETLARYIFQMKTPIVTGIGHEIDFTLVDFVSDYRANTPTGAVEATVPDIQEVLATLQNSRSRLMNAMRNTFMHAKKRFVYNASQPVLAKPERLYRDYITRLDYLAEKLIRFQELPKDKRHELNDKFHRFSQLIRERSAALHESIQEDKQRLLMYAKQSVQSNKNLLIQYQSQMKHTLSITADDRRTKLEKNMSLLNAYSPLLVLNRGYSVTYKNNKVVNTTDILEIGDEINIRLADGTVGAIVQTKEVSHANKG from the coding sequence ATGAGTAGACGTATTGTCCCTGTCAGTACTCTTGTAAATTACTTAAAGAAAGTAATGGACGAAAATCCAGTCTTACATGGAGTCATGATTGAGGGGGAAATTTCTAATATACGTATGCCTTACAGTGGACACTGGTATTTTTCACTGAAAGATGATCATGCGACTTTAAAGTGTGTAATGTTTTCTTCAGCAAATCAGAAGTTAGGATTCAAGCCTGAAAATGGAGATAAAGTTGTATTAAAGGGTGACGTTAGTGTCTATGTTGTAGATGGTAGTATGCAGATGATTGCGACCAATATGGAGCGTAGCGGTATTGGGCAATTGTATCAACAGTTTGAATTATTAAAAAAGAAGTTAAGTGATGAAGGATTGTTTGATGTTAGATATAAAAAACCACTGCCTGCATATCCAATGGATATCGCTCTTGTGACCGGCAATAATACCGCCGCAAGAGAAGATGCTTTAATTACATTAAAGAAACGTTGGCCTATCGCAAAACTAACCGAATATCCAGCTCCTGTACAAGGTATGGATGCTGCCCCAAAAATCATTACAGCTTTACAAGCTGCGGATGATGGAAATCACCAAGTTATTATGCTAGTACGTGGTGGAGGATCTATTGAGGATTTATGGTGTTTCAATGATGAAACACTCGCTAGATATATTTTCCAGATGAAAACGCCAATTGTTACTGGCATTGGCCATGAGATTGACTTTACATTAGTTGATTTTGTGTCTGACTATCGTGCTAATACTCCAACAGGCGCAGTAGAAGCTACCGTTCCTGATATACAAGAGGTTCTAGCAACTTTACAGAATAGTAGAAGTCGTTTAATGAATGCAATGCGTAATACATTCATGCATGCGAAGAAACGATTTGTTTATAACGCAAGTCAACCAGTGCTTGCTAAGCCAGAACGTTTGTATCGTGATTATATTACTCGCTTGGATTATTTGGCTGAAAAACTTATACGTTTTCAAGAACTTCCAAAGGATAAACGCCATGAATTGAATGACAAGTTTCACCGCTTTTCTCAATTGATACGAGAGCGTTCTGCAGCATTACATGAATCAATACAAGAAGATAAACAAAGATTGTTAATGTACGCAAAGCAATCTGTTCAATCAAATAAGAATTTACTTATTCAATATCAATCGCAAATGAAACATACATTAAGTATTACCGCTGATGATAGAAGAACAAAGTTAGAAAAGAATATGTCTTTATTAAATGCATATTCACCACTATTAGTATTAAATCGTGGATATAGCGTCACTTATAAAAATAACAAAGTTGTCAATACAACAGATATATTAGAGATTGGTGATGAAATTAATATACGTTTAGCGGATGGTACAGTAGGTGCTATCGTTCAAACAAAGGAGGTCAGTCATGCCAACAAAGGATAA
- a CDS encoding transcription antitermination protein NusB has protein sequence MVKYMLGDYREMNRHDQRENAMITVYQYLIVQRDIHALINDVFKVDESEIDPYFIDVIKTSIANEDRYREYIDSVLKKGWSYERLGLIEKAILLNGCAEFDLKKTESAVIIDQSVQLAKRYCDSDTYKLVNSVLDVI, from the coding sequence ATGGTAAAATATATGTTAGGAGATTATAGAGAAATGAATCGTCATGACCAAAGAGAAAACGCAATGATTACGGTATATCAATACCTGATTGTTCAACGAGATATTCACGCACTTATCAATGATGTTTTTAAAGTTGATGAAAGTGAAATCGATCCATATTTTATTGATGTCATTAAGACATCAATTGCAAACGAAGATCGTTATCGAGAGTATATTGACTCAGTCTTAAAGAAGGGCTGGTCTTATGAACGTTTAGGCTTAATTGAGAAAGCAATCTTATTGAACGGATGTGCTGAATTTGATTTAAAGAAAACGGAGTCCGCTGTTATTATTGACCAATCTGTTCAGTTAGCAAAACGTTATTGTGACTCTGATACATATAAGTTAGTAAACAGCGTATTAGATGTAATATGA
- a CDS encoding DUF5662 family protein: protein MSKNNKPTFLQKTFHHLKTIGEHRSLVRKFCFQCGLYKQGLTHDLSKYSFAELIPSIRYYQGYRSPYTREKELNGYSLGWLHHKGRNKHHWEYWWDKIDGKWQAIKMPQTYVVESICDRIAACKVYQKEQYTQASPLNYYLNSNDEQNLHPLTANLFERILRYIQKNGEEDTFKRIKELLHQQKDLYKSF from the coding sequence ATGAGTAAAAATAATAAACCAACATTTCTCCAAAAAACATTTCATCATCTAAAAACAATTGGTGAACATCGAAGTCTTGTTAGAAAGTTTTGCTTTCAGTGCGGTTTATATAAGCAGGGTTTAACACATGATTTATCAAAATATTCGTTTGCTGAGCTTATCCCTAGTATTCGTTATTATCAAGGTTATCGTTCCCCTTATACAAGGGAGAAAGAACTGAATGGTTATTCATTAGGTTGGCTTCATCACAAAGGTCGCAACAAACACCATTGGGAATATTGGTGGGATAAAATTGATGGTAAATGGCAAGCTATCAAAATGCCACAAACCTATGTTGTTGAAAGTATCTGTGATCGTATCGCAGCGTGTAAAGTGTATCAGAAAGAACAATATACACAAGCATCACCGCTAAACTATTACCTCAATAGTAACGATGAACAAAATCTTCACCCTCTTACTGCCAATCTATTTGAACGTATTCTTCGCTACATTCAAAAAAATGGTGAAGAAGATACATTTAAGAGAATTAAAGAACTCTTACACCAACAGAAAGATTTATATAAATCATTTTGA
- a CDS encoding IS1182 family transposase translates to MIKQEGMILSPYIDLYGMIIPKDHELRQLNELVDFSFVDDLLKHTYTSSNGRPGYRPQVMFKYLMLKRMYELSDRDVVERARTDMAFKYFLGLAPEEDVIEFSSLTKFRKLRLKDESVIDALISKSVQIAMENGIKLSKTIIVDSTHTEARYGTKSAREYLLEVCKNLRKKVYSVNEEYVKQMPKKPDNNRIGLYEEVVDYCEKVYKLVDGDNSLKAYKYIQENMNLLRETLDDVNEELTYSKDSDAKTGHKTADTEFFGYKTHIAMTPERIITAAAVTSGEKHDGKELASLVDKTEANGIDVDNIVGDGAYSEKENIEYANENEINLVSKLSKTVSSGNRKNALDGEFSYNKDAKMYVCPAGHMAIHKSKTGVKDPNKPQRESYFFDVKKCIQCPLREKCGYKENQKSKTYNITVKMSKIHQDHQDKQQTEYYQELAGERYKIEAKNAELKKEHGYAHTIYAGMNGMMLQAGVTIFVVNLKRILKLKKDR, encoded by the coding sequence ATGATCAAGCAGGAAGGTATGATTCTCAGTCCCTATATCGATCTTTACGGCATGATCATTCCAAAAGATCACGAGCTCCGGCAGCTGAATGAGCTCGTGGATTTCAGCTTTGTAGACGATCTTCTGAAACACACATATACTTCCAGCAACGGCAGACCAGGCTACAGGCCACAGGTCATGTTCAAATATCTTATGCTTAAGCGAATGTATGAGCTTTCTGACAGAGATGTTGTAGAAAGAGCCCGTACAGACATGGCATTCAAATATTTTCTTGGTCTTGCACCCGAAGAAGATGTAATTGAATTTTCAAGTCTTACCAAGTTCAGAAAACTGCGCCTGAAAGATGAATCCGTCATAGATGCCCTGATTTCAAAGAGCGTACAGATAGCGATGGAGAACGGAATCAAACTGTCTAAAACAATTATTGTTGATTCCACGCATACAGAAGCCAGATATGGAACAAAAAGTGCACGAGAATACCTTCTTGAAGTTTGTAAAAATCTCAGAAAGAAAGTATACAGCGTAAATGAAGAATATGTGAAACAGATGCCTAAGAAACCGGACAACAACAGAATCGGGCTGTATGAAGAAGTAGTTGATTACTGCGAAAAAGTATATAAGTTGGTTGATGGTGATAACAGTTTAAAGGCATATAAGTACATACAGGAAAATATGAATCTTCTCCGTGAAACGCTGGATGATGTAAATGAAGAGCTGACCTACTCTAAGGACAGTGATGCCAAGACGGGGCACAAAACTGCAGACACAGAATTCTTTGGGTATAAGACACATATCGCAATGACTCCAGAAAGAATTATTACAGCTGCTGCTGTCACTTCTGGAGAGAAGCACGATGGAAAGGAACTTGCATCTTTAGTAGACAAGACGGAAGCTAACGGAATAGATGTTGACAATATTGTCGGAGATGGAGCATATTCTGAAAAGGAAAATATAGAGTATGCAAATGAAAATGAAATCAACCTTGTATCGAAGCTAAGCAAAACAGTATCATCCGGGAACAGAAAAAACGCCCTTGACGGAGAATTCAGCTACAATAAAGACGCAAAAATGTATGTATGCCCAGCAGGACATATGGCAATTCATAAATCTAAAACTGGTGTGAAAGATCCAAATAAGCCACAGCGTGAATCCTACTTTTTCGATGTAAAAAAATGTATTCAATGCCCGCTGAGAGAGAAATGTGGATATAAAGAAAATCAGAAAAGCAAAACATATAACATCACAGTAAAGATGAGTAAAATTCATCAGGACCATCAGGATAAGCAACAGACAGAATATTATCAGGAACTGGCTGGTGAACGTTACAAAATAGAAGCTAAAAATGCTGAGCTGAAAAAAGAACATGGATATGCACATACTATATATGCAGGAATGAACGGGATGATGCTTCAGGCAGGTGTCACCATTTTTGTGGTGAATTTAAAAAGAATATTGAAGCTGAAAAAAGATAGATAA
- a CDS encoding DUF6548 family protein: protein MDECALDYLDSYKRLDQLCRDMFRSKDGVTEYINQMDRVISRINSKQDWRDFYSRLKYQRRLRNNLVHSTECSECTEEDIDEIEYFFELILKQEDPLAYIRRQQALTKKASIETNRYGSYHPIEQTEKSLFERRYRTNEKSIFGYFIYIIIFVVIMVLIFTHIL from the coding sequence ATGGATGAGTGTGCATTAGATTATTTAGATTCATATAAAAGACTAGATCAATTATGTAGAGATATGTTTAGAAGTAAAGATGGTGTTACAGAATACATCAATCAAATGGATAGGGTAATTTCTCGCATCAATTCGAAACAAGATTGGCGAGATTTCTATTCAAGATTAAAATATCAGCGCCGATTACGAAATAATCTTGTACATAGTACAGAATGTTCAGAGTGTACTGAGGAAGATATTGATGAAATTGAATATTTCTTTGAATTAATACTAAAACAAGAAGACCCTCTAGCATATATTCGTAGACAACAAGCATTAACTAAAAAAGCATCGATCGAAACGAATCGTTATGGTTCGTATCATCCGATAGAACAAACCGAAAAAAGTCTTTTTGAAAGAAGATATCGTACAAATGAAAAGAGTATTTTCGGATATTTCATTTATATAATTATTTTCGTTGTAATTATGGTATTAATTTTCACACATATTTTATAA
- a CDS encoding type 1 glutamine amidotransferase, giving the protein MELKILWMYHDLMDLYGDKGNIETLRYRASKRGINVVVDTCTLQEERNIEDYDIFFLGGGADKEQTLIYKDLLARKESILKAKESGTAFLLICGGYQLFGQYYLDQDGKKIDGLSIYDYYTESSDRDHRCIGNIIVEAKIGDKQVTVVGFENHGGQTKAVSNPFGKVIVGHGNTYKGGYEGYMDAKTIATYMHGPLLPKNPAIADEVILRGLNRRYVVEHLETLQDILENAAHDAMLKRLNVK; this is encoded by the coding sequence GTGGAATTAAAGATTTTATGGATGTATCATGACCTCATGGACCTTTATGGAGATAAGGGTAATATTGAAACTCTACGCTATCGCGCAAGTAAGCGTGGCATAAATGTCGTTGTTGATACTTGTACATTACAAGAAGAAAGAAATATTGAAGATTATGATATTTTCTTCTTGGGTGGTGGAGCAGATAAAGAGCAGACACTTATTTATAAAGATTTACTAGCACGTAAAGAATCCATCTTAAAGGCAAAAGAAAGTGGTACTGCATTCTTATTAATTTGTGGTGGATATCAATTGTTTGGTCAATACTACTTAGATCAGGATGGCAAAAAGATTGATGGCTTGAGTATTTATGATTACTATACAGAAAGCAGTGATCGTGATCATCGTTGTATTGGTAATATTATTGTCGAAGCAAAGATTGGCGATAAGCAGGTTACTGTTGTAGGATTCGAAAATCATGGTGGTCAAACAAAAGCTGTATCCAATCCATTTGGTAAGGTGATAGTTGGACATGGAAATACATACAAAGGTGGATATGAAGGCTATATGGATGCAAAGACAATCGCAACCTACATGCATGGACCACTATTGCCAAAAAACCCAGCAATCGCTGATGAAGTCATTCTACGTGGTTTAAATCGTAGATATGTTGTAGAGCATCTAGAAACATTACAAGATATACTGGAAAATGCGGCACATGATGCAATGTTAAAACGATTGAATGTAAAGTAA
- a CDS encoding Mur ligase family protein: MDLRLVAVQIVRKALTAVGRGGSLPGRLALKMDSRFIEKFHMPKHVILVTGTNGKTTTSNLIAKSLMQAGLKVINNSRGDNLNVGIATLLAASSDADFNVQADVAVIEVDELTLYRQFKSLRPTALVVNNFFRDQLDRAGEMETIIRKIEEVTEDFEGDLIMNGDDPNVVRIAENAKKAKVHYFSVGENEVSQKTTNEASEGKFCPHCGARLVYEYYQYSHIGRFACPSCQFGKITPYTYVSEIDYQNQTFTVDGVKYHSFMNTIYAIYNCAVVLTVMRLLGLDLQAANTVFKTFSMKEGRNEVFVLSKPSVLNLIKNPTGANEVMKYIVSQEGDKNIAIFLNDNDQDGRDISWIWDAHFERLNKENIHTIVCSGTRAYDMALRLKYEGLEDHIQVIENFEEAIKYIDKADRDSYILSTYTALHVVRSILKKEAR, translated from the coding sequence ATGGATTTACGTTTAGTAGCAGTTCAAATTGTTCGTAAAGCATTAACTGCAGTAGGTCGTGGTGGTTCCTTACCAGGACGATTAGCACTAAAAATGGATTCTCGCTTCATTGAGAAATTCCATATGCCTAAGCATGTGATTCTTGTAACAGGGACAAACGGTAAGACAACTACATCAAATCTTATCGCAAAATCACTCATGCAAGCAGGTTTGAAGGTAATTAATAATAGTCGTGGTGATAACTTGAATGTAGGTATTGCTACATTATTAGCAGCTAGCTCTGATGCAGACTTCAATGTACAAGCCGACGTGGCTGTTATTGAAGTCGATGAATTAACATTATATCGTCAATTTAAATCGTTAAGACCAACGGCACTTGTAGTTAATAATTTCTTTCGTGATCAATTAGATCGTGCAGGAGAGATGGAAACAATTATCCGTAAGATTGAAGAAGTAACAGAAGACTTTGAGGGAGATCTCATTATGAATGGAGATGATCCTAATGTAGTTCGTATCGCTGAAAATGCAAAGAAAGCGAAAGTACATTACTTCTCAGTTGGTGAAAATGAGGTATCACAAAAGACCACTAATGAAGCTAGTGAAGGTAAGTTCTGTCCACATTGTGGTGCACGGCTAGTCTATGAGTATTACCAATATTCACATATTGGAAGATTTGCTTGCCCATCCTGCCAATTTGGAAAGATTACGCCATATACATATGTCTCAGAAATTGATTATCAAAATCAGACGTTCACAGTAGATGGTGTAAAGTATCATTCCTTTATGAATACAATCTATGCAATCTATAACTGTGCAGTTGTACTAACAGTGATGCGTTTATTGGGTTTAGATTTACAAGCGGCTAATACAGTATTTAAAACGTTCTCTATGAAGGAAGGACGTAATGAAGTATTTGTGCTCAGTAAACCATCTGTATTAAATCTAATAAAGAATCCAACTGGTGCAAATGAAGTAATGAAGTATATCGTTAGCCAAGAAGGTGATAAGAATATCGCTATCTTCTTAAACGATAATGACCAAGATGGTAGAGATATCAGTTGGATTTGGGATGCACATTTTGAACGTCTTAATAAAGAGAATATTCATACGATTGTATGTTCAGGAACACGTGCATATGATATGGCTTTGCGCTTGAAGTATGAAGGTTTAGAAGACCATATTCAGGTCATTGAAAACTTTGAAGAAGCGATCAAGTATATCGATAAAGCAGATAGGGATAGTTATATTCTTTCTACATATACTGCTTTACATGTTGTGCGTAGCATCTTAAAGAAGGAGGCAAGATAA
- a CDS encoding 3'-5' exoribonuclease YhaM family protein, which produces MTKINEFEVGKRYVLPLLIKDVKNGTTNKGAQYLSLVVQDSSGTIDGKFWDVKQEDKNIVQVGLVQEVSFEVLDYNHNLQIRINRIQPLDQSTVNMSDFVISSAQSEEERSRKLHEILDSIKNEVYRKLVKGMLIHAGRKFIEYPAASQIHHNYLGGLSEHSISMVEVCQMLCEHYPQLDYDLLVSGALIHDIGKTAEMSGAIATEYTLEGKLEGHISIANGWLTEVAAKEHLEDCEETIMLHHMILSHHGKMEFGSPVLPKLQEAEVLYLVDNLDARLNMLSQAFSSIKPGTWTPKLFALENRQFYKPKGKE; this is translated from the coding sequence ATGACGAAGATTAATGAATTTGAAGTAGGTAAGAGATATGTTTTGCCACTATTAATAAAAGATGTAAAGAATGGTACAACAAATAAAGGGGCTCAATATCTATCTCTTGTTGTACAGGATAGTTCAGGTACCATTGATGGCAAGTTTTGGGATGTCAAACAAGAAGATAAAAATATTGTCCAAGTTGGTTTAGTACAAGAAGTAAGTTTTGAAGTATTAGACTATAATCATAACTTACAGATACGTATCAATCGTATTCAGCCATTAGATCAATCTACAGTGAATATGAGTGACTTTGTTATCTCGAGTGCACAAAGTGAAGAGGAACGCAGTCGTAAACTTCATGAGATTTTAGATTCTATCAAGAATGAGGTATATCGTAAGTTAGTAAAGGGAATGTTAATTCATGCGGGAAGAAAGTTCATTGAGTATCCAGCAGCTTCACAAATTCACCATAACTACTTAGGTGGTCTAAGTGAACATTCCATTAGTATGGTTGAAGTATGCCAGATGCTATGTGAGCACTATCCACAATTGGATTATGACTTATTAGTTTCAGGTGCGTTAATACATGATATTGGTAAGACAGCAGAGATGAGCGGTGCGATTGCAACAGAATATACTTTAGAAGGAAAACTAGAAGGCCATATTTCCATTGCAAACGGTTGGTTAACAGAAGTAGCTGCTAAGGAACATCTAGAAGACTGTGAAGAGACAATCATGTTACATCATATGATTCTTTCACATCATGGGAAGATGGAATTTGGCTCTCCAGTATTACCAAAACTTCAAGAAGCTGAAGTTTTATATTTGGTAGATAACTTAGATGCGCGTTTGAATATGTTAAGTCAGGCTTTCTCATCAATCAAGCCAGGCACATGGACACCAAAATTATTTGCGTTAGAGAATCGTCAATTCTATAAACCGAAAGGAAAGGAATAA